One Mesorhizobium sp. WSM2240 DNA window includes the following coding sequences:
- a CDS encoding ankyrin repeat domain-containing protein, translating to MRAGMLLLICFCLIPMTSQAAAIHDAAKKGDIAAIAAALDAGANVNESDGLAAPLHYAINRQRLDAAKLLIERGADVNAVSKIGGTPLMAAVAKNRFEFITLLLAHGANPNSTAGKQTPLHLAVKRGCLDCVKALVEAGADVNARTADSFARTPIHLARFYEHSEISDYLMAHGVVLPKPAPIVEKLVAADVEKGRIYFGRNCDGCHANEPGKGGKTGPNLWEVVGRDRASVPEFNYSKTLRDWEGAWTYEDLNTFLYDPLLTTPGVLMEISGVPDETERVNLIAYLRTLSDKPIPLP from the coding sequence ATGCGCGCTGGAATGCTGTTGCTGATATGTTTCTGTTTGATCCCGATGACATCCCAGGCGGCAGCCATTCACGACGCCGCCAAAAAGGGCGACATTGCGGCCATCGCGGCTGCGCTGGATGCGGGTGCAAACGTCAACGAATCTGATGGTCTCGCAGCGCCGCTCCATTATGCGATCAATAGGCAGCGTCTTGATGCGGCCAAACTGCTGATCGAGCGCGGCGCAGATGTTAATGCCGTCTCGAAGATTGGGGGTACACCCCTGATGGCGGCGGTGGCAAAAAACCGGTTTGAATTCATCACGCTGCTGTTGGCGCATGGCGCAAATCCGAACTCGACCGCGGGGAAGCAGACTCCCCTCCATTTGGCCGTCAAGCGCGGCTGCCTAGACTGCGTCAAAGCGCTGGTCGAAGCGGGCGCTGATGTCAACGCCCGAACAGCGGACTCCTTCGCGCGGACACCCATCCATCTTGCCAGATTTTACGAGCATTCCGAGATATCCGACTATCTCATGGCGCATGGCGTCGTGCTGCCGAAGCCGGCACCGATTGTCGAGAAATTGGTTGCCGCCGATGTCGAGAAGGGCCGGATTTATTTCGGCAGAAATTGCGACGGGTGCCACGCCAACGAACCAGGCAAGGGCGGCAAGACTGGTCCGAATTTGTGGGAGGTCGTCGGCCGAGACAGGGCATCGGTGCCAGAATTCAATTATTCCAAGACTTTGCGGGATTGGGAGGGCGCGTGGACTTACGAGGATCTGAACACCTTTCTTTATGATCCCCTCCTCACCACGCCCGGTGTCCTCATGGAAATTTCCGGCGTTCCCGACGAGACCGAACGTGTTAATCTGATTGCCTATTTGCGTACGCTAAGCGACAAGCCGATCCCTCTGCCCTAG